CCGGTTTGTTCTTATAGAAAATTTAAAATTGAAGAAAATGGAAAATAGTCCGGTCGAAAAAGCAAAAGCATATCAGTTGAGTGCTGCAGTTGAATATGTGGATAAAAGTATTGTCAGCAAGCAGGTTATCAAATCCCCGGCAGGGAACATTACTTTATTTGCTTTTGATAAAGACGAAGGCCTGAGCGAGCACAGTGCCCCCTTTGACGCTTTTGTGCAGGTAATTGACGGTAGTGCAGAAATAATAATTGGAGGAGTAAAAAATCTGTTGCAAACCGGGGAATTCATCATCATTCCGGCCAACACCCCTCATGAGGTGAAAGCCGTGAAAAAGTTCAAGATGATGCTTGCAATGATTAAAGCTTAGATATCGCCGCTGTCACTGCTATTGTTGCTGCTTTTAAATCCTCTCATAATACCCCGGCTGGAATTCCTGACAAAGTCAA
The DNA window shown above is from Bacteroidota bacterium and carries:
- a CDS encoding cupin domain-containing protein, with product MENSPVEKAKAYQLSAAVEYVDKSIVSKQVIKSPAGNITLFAFDKDEGLSEHSAPFDAFVQVIDGSAEIIIGGVKNLLQTGEFIIIPANTPHEVKAVKKFKMMLAMIKA